CGCGGTGAGGCTGCTCAGCAGGGCCTGTTTGAACTCTTCCGCGGAGGCATAACGTTGATTTCGGTCCGGCATCAGTGCCCGCACGATGACTGTATCCAGGCGCGGATCGGTGCCTGCTAGGGCGGAAGGCGGCTGCCAGGCCCCACGGGGTAGGGCTCCTGTGAGCATCTGGTAAAACACTACCCCGAGAGCATAGAGGTCCGCCCGGTGATCGATCACCGCGCTCGTGTCATACTGCTCCGGCGCGGCGTAGTCGGGCGTGCCCATGGCCATGTTGCTATGGGTCAGCAGGGTGGTCGGGCGGTCGAACCGCTTGGCCAGGCCAAAGTCCGCCAGCTTCACCCGGCCATCGGACGAGATCAGCACATTGGCCGGTTTCAGGTCCCGATGCACGAGGCCCTTGGAGTGGGCATAGGTCAGGGCGTCACACAGCGCGGGCACGATTTGCAGCGCCTCCGCCTGGGTCATCTTGCGGCTGGAGAGCAGGTGGTGCAGGTCTGTGCCCTCGATGAACTCCATCACGTAGTAGAGGTAGTCTCCCACCACACCCAGATCATACACACTGACAATGTTGGGGTGGTTCATGTGCGCCAGGGACTGCGCCTCCCGGCGAAACCGCTCCGCATAAGAGTAATCCGTGCCGTGCTGCTGATGCAGGATCTTGATCGCGACCGGTCGGTCCAGCTTGAGCTGGCGTCCGCGATACACGGCGCCCATGCCGCCTTGGCCGATCAGAGAGTCGAACACATACTCCCCGGTGGAGACCATGCGCGTCAGTTCCTCCGGCGTGGGGTAGATTTGTAGAGGTGCCCAGCCTGCCACGCCATCGGACACGGACGGTGCCGCCTTAGGCGGTGTCGATCGTTTACCGAAGGAGAAGAAACGCATCATGGGCAGGGAGAGCAGGCTTGGACAGTCAGGAGTTTGCTTTGTCCCCGCAAGTAACTCTTTTCAATCGCATACGTTGCCACATTCATCTCTTCCACTTAGCATTTGGCATGCCCGCGCCCTATTCCACCTTTCCAGACCCGGATTTGAGCCCCCTGGCGGAGCGGTTGGACAGTCGCTGTGAGGAGCATGCCCTGCATGCGCTCCGTCTAGCTCCAGCGGCATTGGTGGAGGGTTTACCAGCGCGGCTGCTGCATCAGGCCCTGGCGGGGGTGCAGGCGGATGAAGGCAGCGTCTGGCTGGCCCAGGAGACCCCTGCCGTGCTGGTGCCGGTCTGGAACAACGGCCCCGATGCCGCGCGCTTCGTCGGCAGCTTTCGCCTGCCTTCCACACAGGGCATCACGGGCAGTGTGTTCACCAGTGGACTGGCTGCGTGTGAGAGCGAGGTGTGCTTTCGTCAACGGCAAAACCGCGATCTCGACCGTAGCCTGGAGGTGCTCACCTGGGCCATGTTGGCCGTGCCGCTGAAGTTTGCCGGTGCCGTACGAGGGGTCATCACCGCTGTGCGGCTCATTCGCCCGCGTGATCTGCCGGGTCTCACCCACGTGCCCGAGTCCGCTGCAGATTTTCCCCCCGGGTTTACCCCTCCGGCAGCTTTTAGCGTGGCGGATCTGGCCGCCATGGAAACCACAGCCGCAGGTGTGGGTCGCCTCATTCAGCATCGTCTTACCACCTGGGTTCTCGGCACCGAGGAGTGACCGCTGTCCCACCCCTTTCTTTGTCCCACCCGCGATGGCCCTACCTGACTCATGACCCTGCAGGATCTCCAAACCAGCACCGGCCGCGGCGTCCGCATTGCCATTTTGGATTCCGGTGTGGAGACCTCGCACCCCGCCTTGGCCGGTCTGGAGTTGAGCGATGACGTGGCCTTTGAGCGCGATGGCTCATTTTTGAAAACCGTCCCTGGGGGCGGTGGGGATGTCATGGGTCACGGCACCGCCATCGCCTGGATCATCCGCAGTCTCGCCCCCGAGGCCGAGATCGGCAGCTTTCGTGTTCTGGATGGCGATCTACGCGGTCGCACCACCGTCATCTGGGAGGCCGCTCGTCTGGCCATGCAGCGCGGTTATCACATCCTCAATTGCAGCTTTGGCAGCCCGGGCGAGGCCCGCTTTGTCATGCCCTACAAGGAATGGACCGATGAAGCCTACCTGCGCCGCACCCACATCGTCGCGGCCTGTAGCAATGAAGACGCGAACCTGCGCGAATGGCCCGGCTGGTTCCCCACCGTTCTCACCGTCAACCTCGCCGACATGCCCGATCAACCCTGGGCCCATCGCCCCGGCAGCATGGTCGAATTCCTCGCCCACGGATATCAAGTCCGCGTGCCCTGGCAGGGCGGTTGGAAAGTCGTCACTGGCAGCAGCTTCGCCGCCCCGAGAGTGACCGGCTGGCTGGCGAAACTCCTTTCTGTTAGGCCCGATCTCAGCGTGGAAGGGGCGAAGGAGTGGATGCGGGGGATGACTTCACGAAGTCGATAGCTGACGAAGGGTGAAAGTCCGGTTTGGTCACGGGATCAAACTCTTTTTGTTATTGACATCCTTTTGGTTAATCCCCCGGCTGCCTGGGTATGACAACCTTGTCTTTATCGCATCAGAAGTTTGTTCAAGTGTATGTGAGCCATGCCAATGCGGCACGGGCGTATCAGGCGGTATATCCTGAGGCGAGTATGGACTCGGCTCGGAAGGCAGGCTCGCGACTGCTGAGGCAGCCGGAAGTGGCGGCGGAGGTCGAGCGTCTGCGCAGGCTGAGTGAATCCGCCTCGGTGATGGACCTCGCCCAAAAGCGGGAGTTCCTGGCCCGCATCATCCATGACCCGGGGCAGAAGACGGCGGATCGACTGCGAGCGCTGAAGCTGGATGCGGAGTTGGCCGGCGAGATGGGTTTTCCCCGTGCCGCGAACGACTCCGATGAGGCCGCGGGTGAGATCGTGCAAGCGATCCGTCATGTGTGACCCGCGTGGAAGCGGAGGCGATGGGGTGAGGCGGGTGAGGGGTTCAAGTGAGGGTTGTTGAGGCACGGAAGGAAGTGGTTGGGACTCCCACGTTGCCGACCGTTCCACCCGTCCCGATTCGGCCCTTGGATGTCATCCCCCTGTTCTGGCGACCTTTCAGGCTGTGACACGTAGGCCGTCGATATCTTTCGGCACTACCCAGGGCTGGCTCCGCTGTGCCTGGGCTGAATCCGGCGACCCGTTGGGCCGCAAGAAGCTGTTTATCGACTAGAGAGGAGCGCGGACACTTTGTCCGCATCTTCTAACATCGCGGCTTTGCCGCCATTTGAAGGAAGCGGAGAAGGCTCTCTTCTCTCCTTTTCCATGCCTTCACGCACTGCGGCTGCGGATGGCTTTGCCGAGGTAGCGGAGGTATTCGGGGTGCTCTTTGAGCAGTTGGGCCAGAGCTGCACGTTCCTTGGCATCGGCCTCACCGGAGGCGAAGGCATCGAGCCGGGGCAGGACGTCCGCAGGGGGATCTCCCAGATCGTGACCCTCGACATCGAGGTCCATCCGACGGAGGAAGCGGGTAAGGATGAAGAGATCGTTTTCAGCAGTCATACGGGTGGCGGTGGCGGGTGTTTGTCTGTCTGAAGAGGGATGCAGCGAGGGGCAGAAACTTGCGCAGAAAGTGAAACCTTTTTATTCCGAAGGCCCCAAGATGGCCTCGGCTCCATCGCCGCAGGCCTCCAGGAGGTCTTGCCAGGAGATTTGCAGGGAGGGCTCGCGCTCGGCGAGGTAGGCCAGGGTGGCATCGCGGATCTGCTCCATGGCCTCGGTCTTTTTTCGGGAGATGGTGCCCTCGTGACAGCCGCCCCAGAGCTGGCAGAGATCGCGCTGGCGCACCTCCTGTAGCAGGGAGAGGCGCAGGATGAGCAGGGCCTCGGCATCGGTCTGGGCCAGGGCGTGCAGGAGGGCGTCCTTCAGCAAATGGGCCAGGGGAGACTCCTGCGGGGCAGGGCGTTCATCGCGGGAGAGGTTTTCTAGAGGATCGGCGTCGCTGTCTTCGGAGGTCAGGTTGGTGGCAGGGACCATGCGGCGGTGTTTGCGCAGGTATTCCAGCCAGGCATTGGCGGCCATGGTGCGGACGAAGCCGACCAGGGGCCCGCTGCCGGTGTAGGCGGCGAGTTTTTTTTGTGCCCACAGTTTTTCCATGACGATGCCGATCACCTCCTGGGCATCGGCATTGGTGGCCCCCGAGGCGAGCAGTTTGCTCAGCATCGCCGGTTTCAACTCCTGATCGAAGCGGCCCCAGGCGGTGCGGTCACCATCCAGGAGATCCTGGGCAAACTCGTAGTCGGCGGCTTGAAAGGGAGCAGACGCTGAAGCGGAACTCATGGTCGCATGTTTACGCGGAAGGGCTGGAAACTGCACCTGAAAATGCCGCCGGAAGGCGCGGAAAATACGTTTCGAATGAACACTTTGTTTTTGGGATTGCCTAAGATGGGGATTTTCGGTTATCCTAGTCCCCCACGTTTTAAAGAAAGCATGCTAGCTGCCCCCCCACGACGCTCCATGGTCTTTCTGCTGATGCTCGCATCAGCGGCCGCTTCGGCGATGGCTCAATCGATGTCCACGGTCAGCACTTCCAGCAGTGCCGCTGCAGCTCCGCAGGGCATTACTGTGCCACGGGTCAATTCGCCGACGATGCCGCGGCTAGGTTATTCCAAGTATCCCTGGAAGACGGACATCATGGCCACGGTCTTTTGGGTGGGGGAAACGCCGACGGAGAATAATCCGACGCCAAACAACAAAAGCAGTTGGGACCCTGAGTGGGAGAAGAACTTTGGGGGCTTTGATGATCCCGATCCGCTGAAGCGCAACAACGCGAACTACTGCCCGCAGGGATTCACGCCGCAGCTCAATCCTTTCTACATCGCGCTGCCTTACAACGACTGCCTGGACTACTCCACGCATAAACCGGAGGCCTCCAAGATCATCCCGTGGTTCAAGCAGCGCTTTACCCGCGCGGGTAAAACCGTGCTGCGTGGCACCTGGGTAGCCATCCGCTTTGGCAACCGCGTCTGCTATGCGCAGTGGGAAGACTGCGGGCCTTTCGTGACGGATGACCATGAGTATGTCTTCGGCAATGCCCGACCCAAGAACACGAGCAACCGAGGGGCGGGCATCGATGTCAGCCCGGCCGTGCGTGATTACCTGGGCATGGGCAGCAGCGGCAAGTGCGACTGGCGCTTTGTGGATGTGAACGAGATCCCTCCAGGTCCCTGGCGTTCCTTGGGCAATAACAACCACTTCGTGCGGGCTCAGATCCAACAGCAGTCCCAGCAGCGCAGTGATGTGGCTTCTCGCCTGGAAGAACTGAAGAAAGCTCGCGATGCCTACTTCAAGCAGAACGGCAATTCGGACCTACGGGTGCGCTAACTAGCTAATGCTGGTAGGACCGTGCTTCGGCACGCCGAGCCTTTGAGCCGAGTAGATGCCTGAGGGACCGCTGAAAAAGTAGGCCACAAAACAGGCGACTCCGAAATAGACCGCATAGTGAGCCCCGAAGAGCTCGATGCCCATGAGCGTGCAGGCCAGTGGGGTATTGGCTGCACCGGCGAAGACGGCGATGAAACCCAGGGCGGCGAAAAGGGCTACGGGTTCATGCAGCAGGAGCGCTAGAGCGTGGCCGAGGGTGGAGCCGATGAAGAAGAGGGGTGTGACCTCACCGCCTTTGAAGCCACTGCCGACGGTGAGGGTGGTGAAGAGGGTCTTCCAAAGCCAGCTCCAAGGGGTGGCCCCTCCCGGCTCAAAGGAGGAGACGATGCTGACGCCACCGGGCGTCGAAGCTTCCACCCCGAGGCCCAGGTAATCCCGGGAACCGAGCAGATGAACCATCAGAATCACCACCAGACCGCCGACGAAGGGCCGCAGCGGCGGGTAGGCGACCCAGCGCTTCAGCGTCCGCTGAATGCCATGCGCCAGGGTGGCGAAAAACCGCGCCATGAGGCCGAAGGCCATCGCGGCTAGAGCCACCTTCAGCAGGAGCAGCCACTCAATCGGAGCTCGCAGGCCTGCATCGGGGCTGACCTCCAGATGGTAAGTGGTGTGATGGATGCCCCAGGCGGTGCAGACGGCATCCCCGACAACGCTGGCCACCAGCACTGGCACCAGGGCCTGGTAGTTCACGCGACCGATGATGAGCACCTCCATGGCAAAGATGGCTCCCGTGAGCGGAGTGCCGAAGACGGCGCCAAACCCGGATGCGATACCACAGAGCAGCAGGATCTTCACCTGCTCAGGACCCAGGCGAAACCAACGTGCGAGCAGATGAGCCAGGCCGCCGCCCATCTGCACAGCGGTGCCCTCGCGGCCGGCAGAGCCGCCAAAGAGATGGGTGACCCAGGTGCCCAGAAGCACTAGCGGGGCCATGCGTGCAGGCACACCGCCTCCTGGCTCATGGATTTCATCAATGATCAGGTTGTTCCCCCGCTCCGAGTTTTTGCCAAAGTGATGATACAGCCAACCCACGGCCAGACCCGCCACTGGCAAGCCCCACAGCAGGGCAGGGTGGGCGGCATGCGTTTGAGTCATGCGATCCAGCACCCACAGGAACAGCGCCACCGCTGAGCCCACGACTCCCGCCACCGGCAGAGCCAGCAGGGTCCAGCGCAGCAGCTGAGCGAGACCGCTGAGATGCGTGTGGAGATTCAGGAGGCGCTTCATGAGGGCTCAACTTGGCGGGAAGCACGTCTCCGTCCAGCTTCGATCTTTGCTGTGAGATGCCGCCCGCACCTGCGTTGTCATGAGATGCTGCTGAAAAGCTTCTTCGCTCTCCTGACACTCACCTCCGTTGCCTTAGCGGCAGACTCCCGGCCTAACATTGTGTTCTTCCTCGTGGATGATCTGGGGCAAAGGGACATCGGCTGTTATGGCAGCACGTTTTACGAGACGCCGAATGTGGATCGCCTCGCCAAAGAAGGTGCGCGTTTCACCGATGCTTATGCGGCCTGCCCTGTCTGCTCACCCACGCGTGCCGCCGTGCAGACGGGGCGTTGGCCCCAGCGCACCGGCATCACGGATTACATCGGGGCACCGATGAAACCGGGGCTCTGGACCCGCAATACCAAGCTCCTGCCCGCGTCTTACAGCGACCGCCTCGCGCATGAGGAAGTGACGATGGCGGAGATGCTGAAGGCCGCAGGCTACGCCACCTTCTTCGCAGGTAAGTGGCATCTCGGGCCGGAGGGTTGGTGGCCGGAGAACCAGGGTTATGACCACAACCTCGGCGGTGTGGATCGCGGGGGTCCTTACGGTCGGGGCAAATACTTCGTGCCCTATGACAATCCCCGCCTGCCAGATGGCCCCGAGGGCGAGCATCTGCCGGACCGCCTGGCGACCGAGGCCAACAAGTTCATCGAGGCGAGCAAGGACAAGCCCTTCTTTGCTTTCTTCTCCTTTTACTCCGTCCACACACCCCTTCAGTCCCGGCCTGATCTGGAGAAGAAGTATGAGGAAAAGCGCAACCGTTTGGGCTTGAAAGCCGAGTGGGGCAAGGAAGACACCCGCGAGGTGCGATTGGTGCAAGAGCTCCCGGTTTATGCTGGCATGGTGGAGGCCATGGACCTCGCCGTGGGCAAGGTGTTGGCCAAATTGGATGAACTGGGCTTGGCCGAGAACACCCTCGTCATCTTCACCTCCGATAACGGTGGTCTCTCCACCAGCGAGGGTTCCCCCACCTCCAACCTGCCTCTGCGTGGAGGTAAAGGCTGGATGTATGAGGGGGGAATCCGCGAGCCTTTGGTGATCCGTTGGCCTGCGGTGGTGAAACCCGGCCGCGTGGTGGATACCCCCGTGAGCAGCCCCGACTACTTCGCCACGGCGATGGAGCTGGCCCAGGGGAAAACCACTTCTCAGGTCGATGGCTTGAGCCTGCTCCCCGTGCTGCGTGGCGGTTCCCTGCCTGAGCGCCCCCTCTACTGGCACTACCCCCATTACGGTAACCAAGGCGGTGCTCCTGGTGCCGCCGTGCGCGAGGGGGACTGGAAGCTGATCGAATGGTATGAGGACGGCAAACGCGAGTTGTTTAACCTGCGCGAGGACATCGGTGAGACAGACGATGTCGCCCGAGCTCACCCTGACAAAGTGGCTGCTCTGGCGGCCAAGCTGGAGGCCTGGCGCAAGGATGTGGGTGCTCTGATGCCCACTCCCAACCTCGCCTATGACCCCGCGAAGCCAAGTGGCCGCCTCCCCGGTGCAGGGCAGGCGAAGAAGAAAAAGAAGAAGTGAGGGGAGCGCGCGGTAGCGTCCCGGAGTGCGGTGGTCCCGCACGCGGGACGGGGCCATCGGCTTCGGCGACACCGCTATTGAGTCAGGCCATGGCTTGTTGTGTTACGGGATCCACTCAGCCGAAGTCGTGACCGAGCCTGCAGAGGGCTCCTTTTGCGTGAGCTCCACGCTTTGGCTAGAGCGGTGTCGTCGAGGCAAGGTCGTTGCCCTTGCCTCTCTGCCACCGCCTCCGGGACGCTTCGCGACCTCATCGCGTCTCAGTTTGGCCGCACCGCGCGTCTGCTTGGCCACTCCACGGGACGTGGGAAAACGATGAAGCCGTGCGGGGGAAGCCTAAAATCAGGCAAAACGCCCGATTTTGGTGAGGTGTTGAGACGCGGACCCTCTTCTTGAGATGGGTGCAGGAAGTCGGACAAACCCAGGCTCATCGCCGGGCGATCATGCGGTAAGCACCGAGGAGCGTTTCCTGGACGGTGACCTCCCAGTCCTCTCCAAGACCGAGTTGGTCGGGGAGTTCCTGCCCACGGAAGCCGGCGCGAATGCTGACCTGCATGTCGTAGCGGGTGACGTGGTTCAGCTCGGCAATGCTGCAAAAGAGCCGACCCGAGAGCGTATGGAGCCACCGGCGGGCAGGTTCGGCCGCCAAAATGAGGCGGGTCTGCGGGGGAATCCGCTGACCGAGCGTCCGGAGTTGGTCGGGCTGGAAGTGGTGCAGGAAGAGATTGGCGATCAGCACCTCTGAAGGCGGCAGGGTTTGCACAAAGAGATCTCCCTGAGTCCACCCCGCATCGGAAGACCAGTCCGCCGGACGTGGGGCTAGATCGAAGGCATGCAGGGCCGAGGTGGGGCAGACGCCCCGGCAGGCGAGTTTCTGCGAGAGGGCACCATCGCCAGCACCGATCTCGGTGATATGCCAGCCTGGCTGGGTAAAGCGCAGTAGAGTGCGGCTGATCCAGCCGTGATTCCCCATGATGCCATTGACCAGAAGGAGGTCATCCCGCCCACGAATGGCGTCGGGATGATCTGGCGGCAGGGTTTCTAAAATCTCCGGCTGGACGCTGCGCTGCTGCATGGACGAATCCTAGCACGCTCACTTGTTGGCGCCACGCAGGATCATCTTGGACATCTCGATTCCTGACTTGGCCATGGTTTGTGTCTGGGTCAGGTAGTTCTGCAGGGTGAGTTGCTGGGCGGGGGTGAGGAAGGACTGGGCACGCTCGGCGACGATGCGGTTATTGGTCTCAATCTGCTGGAGTTGCTGGGCGATGACATCGTCGGTGAGGCGATTGGGGTCGGTGCCGGTTTGGTCATTGAGACCGCCCACAGAGCTGGGGCTCATGCGCACCTCGGCCATGAGGTCGATGAGCTGCTGCTCCTGTTGCTGGGAGAGCGGCTCAGAGGAGGCTTCGAAAAGGCCGCGCCCGACGCTGTTGAACTGCGTGCGCTCGGTCTTGGTGTTTTCCCAATGGGCGAAGGTATTCCAGTCATTTTCGTCGTTGAGGAACTGCTTGATGGTGGCCTCATAGACGGAGTGCTGATTCCTCGCTTCCTCAATGAGCTGCTGGCGGCGTTCTGGCGACAAGTTCGGGTCCAGGAGTTGGACGTTGTAGTCTGTGAACACCTTCTGGCGTGCCGTGAGCAGGTTTTTGAGGTGGGCGCGCTCCTCAGGGGTGAGGCGGAGCTGCTCGAAAAGCTGCGCGTAACCCACCTCAATCTGGGCGGCCTGCTGCTGGTCAATGACCGCGCGCATGGCGGGGGTGCTGTAGAGCTGGCTGAGGTTCTGCTTCTCCGACGAGGTGGTGGCGAGGGTGGAGTTAGCCGTCTGGCTCAGGGCCAGATTCCCCCCTGGGGTGATGTTGGCGGTGTGCCGGGTTGATTCTTTAGCAAGGTCGGCCTTGAGCTGAGCAATGGTCTGGCGTGCTTCTTTGAGATCGGACTCCAGCTTGACCAAACGGGGGTCCACTGACGGAGGGGAGGCTAAAAGCCAAGCGACAGCACCGATGGAAACGATGCTGACGGCTCCGAGAATGGGGATGACGATGTTTTTCATGAAAAAAAGGAGGCTGCTTGCCATCACAGTCTCCTTTTTACCCATCGGCGTTCATTTTGACCAGCCGAAAATGAATACATTGTCATCACATCCACCTACTTCGCCGAGGGAGCTTTCAACTTCTCGATGAGGTAATCGTCGATCTGCGGATGCTTCACGTTCGGGGCTCCTGGATACACCAACTCGCAAGGAACGCCGACTTCCTGGCATTTTTCCTGGAGCTTCACCCCGAAGTTGGAGGTGTGCGTGGGGTCCTTCTGATCCTGACCGAGGGCTGGTGGCGTGGAGTAGGTGAGATAGACGGGGCTATCGTCCACAGTGACGTTGGCGTAGGGGGAGTATTCCTGAATCCAAGGAAGCACCCGCTCGCGGTCGGCCAGGAAGAGATTGAATTGGGAGTCGCGTTGCTTGGGATCACCCGCTTTAGCCAGGAATCCGAAGGCATGACCCCCGTAGCGGCTGTTGGGCGTCCACTCCTTCATCTGCTGGGGGTCCAGGGTGGTTTGAGCCCCAGCAACAGCGGCGCACCAGAGGCGGGTGGATTCATGGGCGATCGGGTCGCTGCTTTTCGGATCGGCGAGGTCGTTGTGGAAAGCCAGCCACAGACTGGAGCAGGCCCCGGCGGAGCCGCCGGTGGCGCCGATGCGCTCTTTGTCGAGGTTCCACTCGGCGGCCTTGCTGCGGATGAACTGGAGCGCGCGGGCCGCGTCTTCCAGGGGGGCTTTGACCGGGGGCATGATTCCCGCCTCATGGGCCTGGGAGACGTAGCGGTAGTTGATGGAAACGACGGAGATCCCTTTGGCGAGATACTTGTCCACGTTGCTGACGCGGCCTTTGTCCCCATTCATCCACCCGCCGCCGTGGATATTGAAAACCACCGGAGTAGGCTGGTCCGACTTGGCCTGCCAGAAGTCCAGCACCTGCCGCTCGTGAGTGCCATAGGACACATTGGCCTGGGTCGGTGTCGGGAGCTTGGGAGCTGCGGGTTTGCTTGCTTCAGGCTTGGCCGCCTTAGGTTTGGCGGGCTTGGTGGCGGTATCCGCAGCGAAAAGCGAACTGCCGATCAGGCTGACGGCACAGAGGGTGAGGTAGGTCGGACGCATGGTGGTAAAGCCGTTTTGAAACGACTCTCGGCCACCGATGTTTCCAGCAATCCCGCTCAGGGCTGCCAATTGCCGTCTAGCACGCCTTTGTCGGTGACCGTGTATTTGTCCCCGGCACGGGTGACGGTCCAGGTGCGGCGCTGGAAGTGCTTTTTGTAAGACCAGCCAGCCTCATACTCCCAGGAGTCAGGTCCGGTGGATTTCATCAGACGAACCTGAATGACGTAGGCGGCGATGCGCTGTTCTGGGTCCACGATGATGTTGTCTGGCTGCTGAGTGGTCAGCACGCTGGCACTGATGAGGCGCAGGTTGAGATCGGCAAAGCGCTCCAGAAAGGGCACACTCGCAGGGGTGTAGTCACGGTTCGGGACGATCTCCCCCAGGGAAATGGAGTAGCTCTTCGGCACGCCGGGGTTCGGATCAGGCAGGGTGCGCAGCATTTCACGGACCAGCGCCTCTGTCGCATCGGTTTCGTAACGGCTCAGTCTCGTGCCTTCACGATCCACCGGCCCACAGGCGGCGAGGGAGAGCAGGCAGAGGCAGGAGAAAAGGCGGCGGGTCATGGAATGTGTTCTGTGGCATGAAATACGGTGCGGAGCAACTGGCTGTGCTTGGCAAGCGCCTGCACTCCGCTATAGGTGGACGATGTTTGATATTCGTGAAAAGCCTCAGCAGGTGGAACGTGCATTCCTGGTGGGAGCCTATTTTGACCGCCGTAAAGCCCAGGAATCGGCGGATCTTCTGGAAGAGTTGAAGGAACTGGTGCAGACCCTGCATATCGAGGTCGTGGCTACCGAACTGGTGTTTGCCCGCGAGATGACGGCCCGGCATTTGATCGGTAAAGGCAAAGCCGCCGAACTGATGCAGGCCGCCCGTGATGCTGGAGCGGAGTGCATTGTCTTCGATAACGAACTCTCCCCGGCACAGCAGCGTGCTTGGGAAGGGGAGTCCAAGCTCGCCGTCATTGATCGCCATGAGGTCATTTTGGACATCTTCAACATGCGCGCCAAGACCCGCGAAGCTCGCCTCCAGGTGGAACTGGCACGGATGGAATATTCCATCCCGCGTCTGACCCGCATGTGGGCTCACCTTGACCGTCAGGGCGGTGGCGCTGGTGGTGGCGCAGGTGGTGCTGGAGCCGCCCGTGGTGAGGGTGAAACCCAGCTCGAAGTGGACCGCCGAATGGCCTACAAGCGTCTGGACCGCGTGAAAGCGGAACTGGAGGAAGTGAAACGCCAGCGCGACACCATGCGCAAGGAGCGCAGCCGTGTGCCCGTGCCGCACGCTGCCATCGTGGGCTACACCAATGCCGGTAAATCCTCCCTTCTCAATCACCTGACCCAATCCGACGTCTTGGCCGAGGACAAACTCTTCGCTACTCTGGATACGACGACTCGGCGCATGGAACTGCCTGATGGCCAGTCGATGCTGATCACCGACACGGTCGGCTTTGTGCGCAATCTCCCGCATGATCTCGTGCAGAGCTTCCGTGCGACGCTGGAAGAAGCCGTGCTGGCGGACTTTCTCATTCACGTGGTGGATGCCAGCTCCCCCCATGCCTATGCCTTTTACCAAACCACCACGGAAGTGTTGGCCGAGTTAGGCGCAGGGGACAAACGGGTGTTGCTCGCGTTGAACAAGATGGATCTGGTGGAAGACCATCGGCAGATGGAACTCCTGCGGCAGTTCCCCGAAGCCGTCTTCATCTCGGTGCAAACCGGCCAGGGCATGGAAGATCTCTTCCATCGCATTCATGACATGCTGATTGATCGTGTCGTGCGCATGGACCTCAGCATTCCTCTGGATCGCATGGACCTCGTGGCCTTCGCCCATCAGGAGGGCAAGGTCTTATCCGAAGACTACGATCGCGGGGTCGCCGACATTCAGTGCGTGGTGCCGAAGCGGTTCGAGTCGCGTTTTCTGCCTTTTGCGGTCACCCAAAAGAAGCCTGCAAAATCACGATGAGATCAACTTATCCCCAAAGGATCGGCACGCCATAAGCCGGAAAATGCGTATCACGGCTCACCAAAACCAAGCTTTCAACACGAGCTTGGGCGATGAGCAGACGATCAAACGGATCTCGGTGATGCCAAGGGAGTCTCGCGGCTTCATGCAGATGAGCATGTCGGATAGGAAGTATCTGAAAGCCGAGTGTCTGGAGACGTGAGGGGAACAAATCTTCGTAAGGAACAGGAAGGTCCAATTTCCCCAGCGAGTGCTTGATGCCCACCTCCCAAGCCGTTGCGTCGCTGACGAAGCTCTGGTTTTCGGGGTGAC
Above is a window of Prosthecobacter debontii DNA encoding:
- a CDS encoding class I SAM-dependent methyltransferase, translating into MQQRSVQPEILETLPPDHPDAIRGRDDLLLVNGIMGNHGWISRTLLRFTQPGWHITEIGAGDGALSQKLACRGVCPTSALHAFDLAPRPADWSSDAGWTQGDLFVQTLPPSEVLIANLFLHHFQPDQLRTLGQRIPPQTRLILAAEPARRWLHTLSGRLFCSIAELNHVTRYDMQVSIRAGFRGQELPDQLGLGEDWEVTVQETLLGAYRMIARR
- a CDS encoding alpha/beta hydrolase is translated as MRPTYLTLCAVSLIGSSLFAADTATKPAKPKAAKPEASKPAAPKLPTPTQANVSYGTHERQVLDFWQAKSDQPTPVVFNIHGGGWMNGDKGRVSNVDKYLAKGISVVSINYRYVSQAHEAGIMPPVKAPLEDAARALQFIRSKAAEWNLDKERIGATGGSAGACSSLWLAFHNDLADPKSSDPIAHESTRLWCAAVAGAQTTLDPQQMKEWTPNSRYGGHAFGFLAKAGDPKQRDSQFNLFLADRERVLPWIQEYSPYANVTVDDSPVYLTYSTPPALGQDQKDPTHTSNFGVKLQEKCQEVGVPCELVYPGAPNVKHPQIDDYLIEKLKAPSAK
- the hflX gene encoding GTPase HflX, giving the protein MFDIREKPQQVERAFLVGAYFDRRKAQESADLLEELKELVQTLHIEVVATELVFAREMTARHLIGKGKAAELMQAARDAGAECIVFDNELSPAQQRAWEGESKLAVIDRHEVILDIFNMRAKTREARLQVELARMEYSIPRLTRMWAHLDRQGGGAGGGAGGAGAARGEGETQLEVDRRMAYKRLDRVKAELEEVKRQRDTMRKERSRVPVPHAAIVGYTNAGKSSLLNHLTQSDVLAEDKLFATLDTTTRRMELPDGQSMLITDTVGFVRNLPHDLVQSFRATLEEAVLADFLIHVVDASSPHAYAFYQTTTEVLAELGAGDKRVLLALNKMDLVEDHRQMELLRQFPEAVFISVQTGQGMEDLFHRIHDMLIDRVVRMDLSIPLDRMDLVAFAHQEGKVLSEDYDRGVADIQCVVPKRFESRFLPFAVTQKKPAKSR
- a CDS encoding type II toxin-antitoxin system VapC family toxin, translating into MKLLLDTHALIWFLEDHAHLSDVARVAISHPENQSFVSDATAWEVGIKHSLGKLDLPVPYEDLFPSRLQTLGFQILPIRHAHLHEAARLPWHHRDPFDRLLIAQARVESLVLVSRDTHFPAYGVPILWG